One stretch of Cygnus olor isolate bCygOlo1 chromosome 1, bCygOlo1.pri.v2, whole genome shotgun sequence DNA includes these proteins:
- the CEP126 gene encoding centrosomal protein of 126 kDa isoform X3: MVGCDNTMQESSTSMDSNQLLFQKNLKEMQQLLEKQHLSNLENFHQEVEKTDDSESLSSLDSLEAGEQNGNCTPPSESPLTTQCDCAQYNPGKSQTRSNDLIYATENTSKNIHLNNCQRNLDSQNSHNNLPVHDLLAKHNILILAEHVNSSGEESSVAHRSEKKAAEFFTSGNQESSVNKAFTFLQNIKEERRNPSSGTASTLTTGHPVFSPSKAWASPGSIPGERIQDLMQEQSFKMTPQNRSKSVQTFSEPIATSGILFPNQRCSTGVPSTADTLPKDKNISKDFFKNTLGKVIETKEENIRCVDDLDQGSSLFQDASVLCNVKQQNNKEEEKANAVETMSLVSDTEFSFGIPAHHKTLKNNIYDRKRAKLFRSILKKESKYEPSHFKAVVMNHGISFGARPVSSIRDSLELAKMKKKSAENEKNNRKLRWCDQINKIITENDEKRYEKNTSEISSAQLQCLQTASDAPWTNLNMVVHSSNTTFTRNHQENSHISKPNVNSGTSNKECVSLNTFMSTGSSFAKKAWVVSKDEEGKPPVCNNKSKIYRGNQHKNKPKITRRPRPVRAQSGFMLKNRRGTLVYPQSAAEANTIPAARGRVLVPYPPPAPTMGNTSGKTMVSLGFQPQPSSSLQAATTNGAIQHHVSHYNNSHITKWQPFKAPVSCITAGESSQKTIIKPSSRMNELFSSSANSVVPVTRQKQIFDNCEHMHRTFSEQGRQTVASKKTSTHHTQNSLYAVQLSPIQSAFDPAQSMNNTYKSEEVSESTAQFLMAEKLASTPAAEDEILAAMEGVQPARQPFLLNRAPCLGMSALSVEEEKIFQSLDRLNQRLQNVQEAITRNPSASGVLQIITPLSIQQSISSPLVNTTVTSQQYQNASATNQLQLHRKY, from the exons attgcaCACCACCAAGTGAATCACCTTTGACTACACAGTGTGACTGTGCCCAGTATAATCCTGGAAAATCACAGACCAGGAGCAATGATTTGATTTATGCAActgaaaatacttctaaaaacATACACCTAAATAATTGTCAGAGAAATTTAGATTCCCAAAACAGCCACAACAACTTACCTGTTCATGATCTTTTAGCTAAACATAACATTCTAATTCTTGCTGAACATGTAAACAGTTCAGGAGAGGAATCATCTGTTGCTcacagatctgaaaaaaaagctgcagagtTCTTTACTTCTGGTAATCAAGAAAGCTCTGTAAATAAAGCATttacttttctgcaaaatataaaagaagaaagaaggaatccATCTTCTGGAACGGCCAGCACATTGACCACTGGTCATCCTGTTTTCAGTCCTAGCAAAGCCTGGGCCAGCCCTGGTTCTATTCCAGGAGAAAGAATTCAGGATCTGATGCAAGAACAGAGCTTTAAAATGACGccacaaaacagaagtaaatcTGTGCAAACCTTCAGTGAACCTATTGCAACATCTGGAATCTTGTTTCCTAATCAGAGGTGTTCCACTGGTGTTCCCAGCACAGCTGATACGTTGCCAAAGGACAAAAACAttagtaaagatttttttaaaaatactttgggaAAAGTGattgaaacaaaagaagaaaacattagatGTGTTGATGACCTTGACCAAGGATCATCTTTATTTCAGGATGCCTCAGTTCTGTGCAATGTTAAGCAACAGAATaacaaggaggaagaaaaggcgAATGCGGTTGAAACTATGTCACTGGTGTCTGATACAGAGTTCAGTTTTGGCATTCCTGCACATCACAAAACcctgaaaaacaatatttacgacagaaaaagagcaaaactatTCAGAAGTATCTTAAAGAAGGAATCTAAATATGAACCCAGTCATTTCAAAGCTGTGGTTATGAACCATGGGATCAGTTTTGGAGCTCGACCTGTGTCGTCTATCAGAGACAGTTTGGAACTggcaaaaatgaagaagaaaagtgcagaaaatgaaaaaaacaataggAAACTAAGATGGTGTGATCAGATTAACAAGATAATAACGGAAAATGATGAGAAACgctatgaaaaaaataccagtgaaatatcttctgcacagctgcaaTGTCTTCAAACTGCAAGTGATGCTCCTTGGACTAATTTAAATATGGTTGTTCACTCTTCAAACACCACATTCACAAGAAATCACCAGGAAAATTCTCATATATCAAAACCAAATGTTAATTCTGGAACATCAAATAAAGAGTGCGTGTCTCTGAATACGTTTATGTCTACTGGATCCTCTTTTGCTAAAAAAGCTTGGGTGGTATCAAAAGATGAAGAAGGCAAACCCCCAGTATGTAATAACAAATCTAAAATTTACAGAGGTAATCAACACAAAAATAAGCCAAAAATAACCAGAAGACCAAGACCCGTAAGAGCCCAGTCGGGTTTTATGCTGAAGAACAGAAGAGGCACTCTGGTCTATCCACAGTCGGCCGCTGAAGCCAACACAATTCCAGCAGCTCGAGGCAGGGTGCTGGTACCTTACCCACCACCTGCACCTACAATGGGAAACACAAGTGGCAAAACCATGGTCAGCCTGGGGTTTCAGCCACAGCCTTCCTCCAGTCTTCAAGCTGCCACTACAAATG gtGCTATTCAGCATCATGTGTCACATTACAATAATTCACATATAACTAAATGGCAACCTTTTAAAGCTCCTGTATCCTGTATTACTGCTGGTGAGAGCAGCCAGAAGACTATTATCAAGCCTTCTTCTAGGATGAatgaattgttttcttcctctgcaaacA GTGTTGTTCCTGTTACACgacaaaaacagatttttgacaACTGTGAACATATGCACAGAACTTTTTCAGAACAGGGAAGGCAAACTGTGGCATCTAAAAAGACATCTACTCATCATACACAG aaTTCGTTATATGCTGTCCAGCTGAGTCCTATTCAATCTGCATTTGATCCAGCACAAAGTATGAATAACACCTACAAGTCTGAAGAAG TTTCAGAAAGCACTGCTCAGTTTCTTATGGCAGAAAAACTAGCAAGTACACCAGCTGCAGAAGATGAAATCCTGGCAGCTATGGAAGGTGTGCAACCAGCAAGACAACCCTTTCTGCTTAACAGGGCTCCGTGTCTAGGCATGAGTGCACTTTCAGTAGAAGAAGAGAAGATTTTCCAGTCTCTTGATCGTCTCAATCAAAGGCTACAAA ATGTTCAAGAAGCCATTACCAGAAATCCATCTGCCTCAGGTGTTTTACAGATAATCACTCCTTTA AGTATTCAGCAATCTATATCCTCCCCTTTGGTGAATACTACAGTAACCTCACAGCAGTACCAGAATGCATCAGCTACCAATCAATTGCAATTGCACAGGAAATACTGA